Below is a window of Pyrobaculum aerophilum str. IM2 DNA.
TATATGCCGGAGGATATCAAGACTGGCTTAAACACGAAGCTAACCAGGAATAGTTTATCGTTAAATTATCTCTTATAATTATCCCGGGCTCTTTATCATATGTATTTCCGTTAAGACGTTCGCCGTAGCTGTTTCTTGACGTGGGTGCACCTCTCTGCAAAACTTAGAGGCACGGGGCTTGTGGTGTTAGAGCTTTTAAAGCCTTGGAGAGATCCGGCGGGTTATAAGAGGGGAGGCTGTTGGAGGCCAGGTATGAGGCGGAGCTTGCGCTTAAGTTTTTAGAACAGGGGCTTTACAGAAACGCCGCCGGCAGGGCGTTTCAGGCGTGGAGAGCCTTGCTGGCGGCCATCGCCGTGGATTACGGCCACGTCATAGCCGAGAGTTTTAAGGGAGTTAAGGCGACTAGAGAGGACAAGAGGGTTTGCCTAGCCGATTTTATAATTGCCTTCACGCCCACAGGCTATATGCTGGCAGTAGCTAAGGCGTTATAAGACGTTACTGGGGTTAAACTCGCCGACTTGACTGCCCAAGATAGGAAGACATTACACATTCTCGTCTCGTTCCCAATGATTATTCAAAAAAATAAATTCTTCTCCCTTAAGGTATTGCCCTTGCCCGCACGCGCCGTAATGCCATACTGGCGCTGGAACGCCCAGAGAGTTGAACGGGAACACAAGGCCCTCAAGACGTTGTATGTGTAGGGGTGTATGTGTAAATACTGGGCGTGCATATTCCACTTAACCACGCCGTCCCAGCCGCCCCCACTCCCACTCCCCTCTCCAGCCGTATTGCCAGCTTAGGCCTCTCTATATTATCCTTAGAGTAGTGAAACTCGTGGCCGATGATCCTCGCCCCGACGGGGGCTATGGGAGTTTCGCCCACCACCTCCCCCCAGGCGTAGCCCTTGCCCACTGGCCTTTCGAGCATTACAGTGACGGCGTCTAAAGCCCCCACCATTTCGTACTCGCTCCTGTCTATTATTATAGAAGAAGTCATGTACATCAAGCCGCCGCATTCGGCGTACAGCCTCCCGCCCCCCTCTATGTATTTCAACAATGCCCTTCTAAACGGCCTGTTCCTCTCCAGCCCCTCTGCCATTACCTCCGGAAACCCCCCGCCTACTACTACCACGTCTACAGGCGGAACCTCTTGGTCTCTTAACGAGTCGAGAAATATTAAGTGCCCCAGAGAGGCCGCCTCTTCTAAAAGCTCGGGGTAGTAGAAGGTGAAGGCTCTGTCCATAATTACGCCTATTTTACAGCCAAGGGGCTTGGGCGATTCGTCGGACAGATCTGCCTCCACCTCCCCGGCCCTTTTCGCTATAGACAATACGGCATCTAAGTCGAGGTGGGGCAAGACGTAATTCTCCAAAACCTCCACAATTCCGCTAGAATCAAGGCGCTCGTCAACAGGGACGAGGCCTAGGTGGCGGTAGGAAAAGGCCTCTGATATTTTCTTAGATTTAGGCACCACCCCCACCACCTCAACCCCCTCCTCTGGAATTGATTTAACAAGCTTCTCAGCCTGTCTGGGAGTTACATTTGTCAACACCACTCCCGCGATGTCCACCTGGGGGTCAAAGGCCCTCAGCCCCCTCACCACGGCCCTTAGAGTTCTGTTAACTCTCTCGCCGTTTAATACTAAAATCACAGGGGCTTTGAGAATTTTGGCCACCTGGGCAGTGGAGCCGGTTTCAGTAACGCCGTCTACCGAGTCGTACAAGCCCAAAACTCCCTCAATAATCGCAACGTCGGAGCCCGCGGCGTATTTAACAAACCTCTTCTTTACCCCCTCCACCCCCATTAACATAACGTCGAGATTTCTGCCGGGCCTTCCAGCGGCAACTTTGTGGTAAGAGGGGTCGATGTAGTCAGGCCCGATTTTAAAAGGGGCTATTTTAAGCCCCCTTTTAGCCAGTCCGTAATCCCCAGGGATATAATAGTCTTGCCCGACATCCCCTTAGGCGCCGAGATTACCACGCGCGGGATCACGTAAAAGCGTCGATGTAATTTAAAAACCTTTATTACCCAATTCCTAGAACTACCTCCTCCTGGCCTTCACCCTCAAAATCCCAGGCGCCGTGACGAGATCTGCGATTTCGTACCCCAAGTCCTCCAACATGCACTTAACTGCCGAGGCCGTGACTTCGACGCTCTCCATGCTGTACCCCACTCCTATTGTGTCGAGGACGAACTCGCCTCCCTCCGCCTTGATTTCAAACCTCCTGGCGGGCACCACGTTGGCGAGGTATCTGGCAAAATATGTGGCGTTTTCCAACGTGCCGAAAACGGCCTTTATATACCCGGCCAACATCTTACCGGCCTCGCACCACACGCCCAAGGCCACCTCTTTATTTAATTTAGACATCTCCACAACCATTTTATCCAGCAGGCGGCCGGGCACTGGCACAGTCTCTAACTCAGTCATAACTTTATAAAACGTGGCTATGTCTTTAATTTGTTGTACTGAAAAGCCCTCTTTTATTAACGTCAAGCCTACGCTTAATATCTGATTAGCCAGGGCGAATTGAGTAAATCCCATTGACTCCGCCGTGTTTGCCAACTCCTCGGCCAGCTCTCTGGCTACTGCGATATTAACTCTGTCTTTCTTCGCGCTCACGAAATTTTATAAAACACACATTTTTATGTTTAATTGTTATGTTAACGCGAATATGGCTGTGAAGTTTTGACTCCCCTTAAATACTCTGCCCCTCACTGTGTGAAAATATGCAATTTAAAACCCTCTTTGCTATCTCTCTGGCCAGTAACTCTACATACCCCCTCCCCAGCA
It encodes the following:
- a CDS encoding PaREP1 family protein; translation: MEARYEAELALKFLEQGLYRNAAGRAFQAWRALLAAIAVDYGHVIAESFKGVKATREDKRVCLADFIIAFTPTGYMLAVAKAL
- a CDS encoding cobyrinate a,c-diamide synthase, with amino-acid sequence MPGDYGLAKRGLKIAPFKIGPDYIDPSYHKVAAGRPGRNLDVMLMGVEGVKKRFVKYAAGSDVAIIEGVLGLYDSVDGVTETGSTAQVAKILKAPVILVLNGERVNRTLRAVVRGLRAFDPQVDIAGVVLTNVTPRQAEKLVKSIPEEGVEVVGVVPKSKKISEAFSYRHLGLVPVDERLDSSGIVEVLENYVLPHLDLDAVLSIAKRAGEVEADLSDESPKPLGCKIGVIMDRAFTFYYPELLEEAASLGHLIFLDSLRDQEVPPVDVVVVGGGFPEVMAEGLERNRPFRRALLKYIEGGGRLYAECGGLMYMTSSIIIDRSEYEMVGALDAVTVMLERPVGKGYAWGEVVGETPIAPVGARIIGHEFHYSKDNIERPKLAIRLERGVGVGAAGTAWLSGICTPSIYTYTPTHTTS